TTTCAGAATGTGGCATGTATCACGTTGATATTATATGCATGTCACCTAggaatatatacttatattttaatcaatGCTTTTATACAATGGAACCGGATTTTAATCACATTAGAACTCGCCGACAAAAATAGTTGTCACTAGAACTCCATCAtcacaatacatatatattatactctttccgttttacaaatatagattttttagtgttttcacacatattaaataaacacattaaatcactataataaatgtatcatttttttctataatttccaattttcaataattttaaccaatagtaatttaataaagtcaattaatctttttgaaaatcatattttttcataaaaaatacaaaaagtctatttttatgaaacaattttttttaaaaaatatttaacttaatgaaacggagagagtatatattatttattttcttttttctaaaaTGTAGTTAGGAATGTGATTAATAGAAAGAATGAGAAtcatttactactcacagctGATCGAAACGACGAAGATTCCAATTATTAGAAAATGAGATGGAGACGTACATAAGAGGAATTAAGTATAGTGCATTTTAGCATATAATTAACCGAAGTATTTTCACatgaaatattcaaaatttgccTTAGTAATTAGCAATGCCTATCTCTCTTACTCTCTATCTATATAAACTCACACACACCCACTCACATATATCTCCTATCATTCATCGTCTCTCTCTGTATTTCTCAGAACTAAAATCTCTCTATATGACAAAAATTCCCAACATGACGACACTCAACCAGCTGTTTGATCTGCCGGGGCAGGTTTGCCATGTCCAGTGTGGTTTTTGCACCACTATTTTGCTGGTACACCTtagcttcttctctctctttttggtTATATGCAGATTTGATGAATATAAATGTTTAACAGGTGAGTGTACCGTTCACGAGCCTGTCAATGGTGGTGACTGTGAGATGTGGGCATTGCACAAGCCTTCTCTCTGTTAATTTGATGAAGGCTTCCTTCAttcctcttcatctcctcacGTCTCTCTCTCATATGGATGAGGTTACCCCCATAACATATCTATTATTTATGCATAGTCCTGGGTATctacatttatatatacatcgatcactcttattaattttggttttatctTTGTGTAGAAGGGGAACGAGGAGGTTGCAGCTACAACAGATGGTGGTGTGGAAGAAGAAGCGTGGAAGGTGAATCAGGAGAAGGAGAACAGTCCAGCGACTTTGGTTACATCTTCAGACAGTGAAGATGAAGATAGAGATGTTTCTCGTGTTTACCAAGTTGTCAACAAACGTAcgttgtgtgtatatatatatatagtttgatcTTGTCAGCTTCTGTTCATTTCTCTTATAATTGGTATTTTTGAGTTGTGAGTAGCACCTGAGAAACGACAACGAGCTCCTTCCGCTTACAATTGCTTCATCAAGTAAGAAATCGTTCCAAGAAACTATGctcattaatttatataaattacaaaTGTATGTATGCATTTTCACAAATTTGTAAAATAGTTTCCTTTTGGGGGTTAAATTGGGGCAGGGAAGAGATCAGGAGGTTAAAGGCTCAGAATCCAAGCATGGCTCACAAAGAAGCTTTCAGCTTAGCTGCCAAAAATGTACTTAAAAGTTTACTTAAACTTTAAACTTAAGGAGAATAAGAACCCtagtttagtttagtttagtttttcaTCTTTTATTCAGCTTAAAGGAGAGATCTATCTGATAATTCTTTTGtgatttcaatttgttttatttggggATGGTGAAGTGGGCCAATTTCCCTCCAGTGCAAAACAGGAGAGCTGCCTCGGATCAATGTTTTTGCGAAGATGACAACAATGCACTACTATCATGCAACGCTCTCGGGGTAATTTCAGAAATTAATTGTGTTTTTACgacatgttatatatatttttagaatcaATAATCATATACTTGACAAATAAACCACCATATAGGTTAGCAGACTATAAAATGTCATTTCTAAAGCAAACCATCTAAGCATTAACTAGATCCAAATAGCATCACTCTCAGTAAAACTTTCAGAACCCTAGCTAGAGtatttattaaaacagaaaacatatttatttatactaATTATTAGAGTGAATTCAAGGAAAAGGGAAATATGATTCATTGATCCTCAACTACTGCAATGTGTGAAATTAATGACCTAGACCCTTTTATAGTATTGAAGCTTACACTGCACACAGTTTACTTTTAAAGAAACACATTCAACTACTTAAAGCATTACAGCTGAATATGTatgttttcaattaatttaactTGAGTTTAATTCAATGCTGAAATTAATGTTTGGAATGCAGGACCATGACGAGAGCAATAATGGATTCCGAGAGAGAAAGGCCCAAAGGCATTCCATTTGGGGAAAATCTCCATTTGATTAATAACAATTTGGCAAATGAAATGTGATGGTGACTATCTTCTTCTATCTAGGgtttgattttgttgtttttaaggTTCTTGTTGTTGGAGAGAGAAGGGAGGGTAAGGATCTGAAACTTACGTAAGCTTTGGGTATTCGAGGAGAGTCTTACGAATGATCAGCGAGATCAGTATTTTTGTACTTCTTAGCTTTGAACTTAATTTAAAGAGACACTGACTCTATATCAAATCCTACTTTTGCATTCATGACTACGTTATGTTTTAACATTCCATGAAACACTCGAGGAATCTTTGTTAAGCTGTCATTATTAGATACTTCTTCATTTCACTTAGTATGCTTTTGTACATTGGGGAAAACAAGACAAATACTTctaataaatcataaattcaAATGAATGTTTACGAAATATACATTAGATTGGTATAAACATGAATATCATGAAACAAACAGAAAGTAGGAATATTTGAAATTCTTAAATTAcaccaagagagagagatgagagatgagagaggattctctcttttctttcttttctttctctcccaACCGTTCATCTTTCTACTTGAAAAATCCACCGCCGATTCTCGTTACGGTGGCCGACGGAGGGTCTCCACCCGTCGGTCGCCACCCCCAATCGCTCCTGAGTCCAACTTCATCCCCTCTCTAATCTCGATTTCTCCATAtcct
This region of Brassica napus cultivar Da-Ae chromosome C5, Da-Ae, whole genome shotgun sequence genomic DNA includes:
- the LOC106400355 gene encoding axial regulator YABBY 4 translates to MPISLTLYLYKLTHTHSHISPIIHRLSLYFSELKSLYMTKIPNMTTLNQLFDLPGQVCHVQCGFCTTILLVSVPFTSLSMVVTVRCGHCTSLLSVNLMKASFIPLHLLTSLSHMDEKGNEEVAATTDGGVEEEAWKVNQEKENSPATLVTSSDSEDEDRDVSRVYQVVNKPPEKRQRAPSAYNCFIKEEIRRLKAQNPSMAHKEAFSLAAKNWANFPPVQNRRAASDQCFCEDDNNALLSCNALGDHDESNNGFRERKAQRHSIWGKSPFD